A stretch of the Lolium perenne isolate Kyuss_39 chromosome 3, Kyuss_2.0, whole genome shotgun sequence genome encodes the following:
- the LOC127340343 gene encoding F-box protein At5g49610-like: protein MAEATRTPSKILHRGLPDEIVIWEILLRLPPESVLRCRAVCRAWHLATSTRDFLLAHHRRQPSLPIICGYGDDVAYRENILVLDHRATDGQLQCVARLDDTFSPRASCDGLLILSKYDISAALVFSICNPVTRQHAPLRQLSGFSILGMYLHQPTCEYRLLLRGESTVGHLPNNAGSGCYVFALGSDQPPRYIGTHETPSSLSGRSTALVRDSLHWYLVVQRQLVLVFDTTSESFRHMRAPVVSGNSDIFEMDGTLGIYSRDYDTGNVDIWVLQNYECEVWDCKYRVKLPVVEISGQLESWHYYWDVRVVLADSDVHLMVTYGKCLCYVDTDGKLVASFHRGRQILDSCQGQLKQTLVQHNFFTALQGYSVNPCPFV from the coding sequence ATGGCGGAGGCGACAAGAACACCATCTAAGATTCTCCATCGTGGCCTCCCGGACGAGATCGTGATATGGGAGATCCTCCTCCGCCTGCCCCCCGAATCCGTCCTCCGTTGCCGCGCCGTCTGTCGCGCTTGGCACCTCGCCACCTCTACCCGCGACTTCCTCCTCGCCCACCACCGCCGCCAGCCCTCCCTACCTATCATCTGTGGCTACGGAGACGACGTTGCTTACCGCGAAAACATTCTCGTATTAGATCACCGGGCCACCGACGGTCAGCTCCAATGTGTCGCCCGGCTTGACGACACCTTTTCTCCCCGCGCCTCCTGCGACGGCCTCCTCATTCTCTCCAAGTATGACATTAGTGCTGCcctcgtcttctccatctgcaacCCTGTCACGCGTCAGCACGCTCCCCTCCGGCAACTGTCAGGGTTCAGTATATTGGGAATGTACTTGCACCAGCCTACATGTGAGTACCGACTGCTGCTGCGCGGAGAGTCGACTGTCGGACATCTGCCAAACAACGCAGGAAGTGGTTGCTATGTCTTCGCTTTGGGCTCCGACCAGCCACCAAGATACATTGGAACACATGAGACACCTTCCTCTTTGAGCGGCAGGTCAACTGCCTTAGTCCGTGATAGCCTGCATTGGTACTTGGTGGTGCAAAGGCAGCTGGTATTGGTATTCGACACCACATCTGAGTCGTTCAGGCATATGCGTGCTCCAGTTGTTTCCGGCAACTCAGATATCTTTGAGATGGATGGCACACTCGGCATCTATAGCCGTGACTACGACACGGGAAATGTTGATATATGGGTGTTGCAGAACTACGAATGCGAGGTTTGGGACTGCAAGTACCGCGTCAAATTGCCGGTGGTAGAAATCTCGGGGCAACTGGAATCCTGGCATTACTACTGGGATGTGAGGGTTGTGTTGGCAGATAGTGACGTTCACTTGATGGTCACCTATGGCAAGTGTCTGTGTTATGTTGATACTGACGGCAAACTGGTTGCTAGCTTCCATCGCGGTCGCCAAATCTTAGATTCTTGCCAAGGTCAGCTCAAACAAACTCTTGTTCAGCATAACTTCTTCACTGCACTACAAGGATATTCTGTGAACCCTTGTCCTTTCGTCTGA